A stretch of the Bos indicus isolate NIAB-ARS_2022 breed Sahiwal x Tharparkar chromosome 13, NIAB-ARS_B.indTharparkar_mat_pri_1.0, whole genome shotgun sequence genome encodes the following:
- the SLC2A10 gene encoding solute carrier family 2, facilitated glucose transporter member 10 — MGRPSLLLPLCASVSLLGGLTFGYELAVISGALLPLQLDFGLSCSQQELLVGSLLLGALLASLVGGCLIDRYGRKQAILGSNLVLLAGSLSLGLAGSLAWLLLGRSVAGFAISLSSMACCIHVSELAGPRQRGVLVALYEAGITVGVLLSYALNYALAGAPRGWRHMFGWASAPALLQSLSLLFLPAGTVGAAARKDLIPLQGGEATKLDPGRPRYAFVDLFRARDNMRVRTVVGLGLVLFQQLTGQPNVLAYASTIFQSVGFQGGSSAVLASVGLGAVKVAATLMAMGLVDRAGRRALLLTGCALMALSVSGLGLVSFAVPLHSGPACLAVPNATRLLGLPGDSGLPRGLAPPLPPTTDQSPRQPVLSTSEKTRPPPGAEDPTALSLTPPAHLSPTPEHALLHWTALVCMMVFVSAFSIGFGPVTWLVLSEIYPVEIRGRAFAFCNSFNWAANLFISLSFLDLIGAIGLSWTFLLYGLTAVFGLGFIYLFVPETKGQSLADIDQQFQKKWFPLSFGHRQSSAGIQYSRIEVSAAS; from the exons GCCGACCTTCACTCCTCCTGCCCCTGTGTGCCTCGGTGTCCTTGCTGGGTGGCCTGACCTTTGGCTATGAACTGGCAGTCATATCGGGTGCCCTGCTGCCGCTGCAGCTTGATTTCGGGCTGAGCTGCTCACAGCAGGAGCTTCTGGTGGGCAGCCTGCTCCTGGGGGCTCTCCTTGCCTCCCTGGTAGGGGGCTGCCTCATCGACCGCTATGGCCGGAAGCAAGCCATCCTCGGGAGCAACTTGGTGCTGTTGGCAGGCAGCCTGAGCCTGGGCCTGGCCGGCTCCCTGGCCTGGCTGCTCCTGGGCCGCTCGGTGGCTGGTTttgccatctccctctcctccaTGGCCTGCTGCATCCACGTGTCCGAGCTGGCGGGCCCACGGCAGCGGGGAGTGTTGGTGGCCCTCTACGAGGCAGGCATCACCGTGGGCGTCCTGCTCTCCTACGCGCTCAACTATGCACTGGCCGGCGCCCCCAGGGGATGGAGGCACATGTTTGGCTGGGCCTCTGCGCCCGCTCTCCTGCAGTCTctcagcctcctcttcctccctgctGGTACAGTCGGGGCTGCAGCCCGCAAGGACCTCATCCCGCTGCAGGGAGGCGAGGCCACAAAGCTGGACCCGGGGAGGCCGAGATACGCCTTTGTGGACCTCTTCAGGGCCCGGGACAACATGCGGGTCCGGACCGTcgtggggctggggctggtgcTTTTCCAGCAGCTGACCGGGCAGCCCAACGTGCTCGCCTACGCCTCCACCATCTTCCAGTCGGTCGGCTTCCAGGGAGGCTCCTCCGCTGTGCTGGCCTCCGTGGGGCTCGGTGCGGTAAAGGTGGCGGCTACCCTGATGGCCATGGGGCTGGTGGACCGAGCTGGCCGCAGGGCGCTGCTGCTCACTGGCTGTGCCCTCATGGCCCTGTCGGTCAGCGGCCTCGGCCTCGTCAGCTTTGCTGTGCCCCTGCACTCAGGCCCAGCTTGCCTGGCTGTGCCCAATGCCACCAGGCTGTTAGGGCTCCCTGGAGATTCCGGCCTGCCCAGGGGCTTGGCTCCACCGCTGCCGCCCACGACTGACCAGAGCCCCAGGCAGCCAGTCTTGTCAACTTCTGAGAAGACCAGGCCTCCTCCCGGAGCCGAGGACCCTACAGCCCTAAGCCTCACTCCCCCTGCACACCTTTCTCCCACCCCCGAGCACGCCCTGCTGCACTGGACCGCGCTGGTCTGCATGATGGTCTTTGTGAGCGCCTTCTCCATCGGCTTTGGACCCG TGACCTGGCTTGTCCTCAGTGAGATTTACCCCGTGGAGATCCGAGGGAGGGCCTTTGCCTTCTGCAACAGCTTCAACTGGGCCGCCAACCTCTTCATCAGCCTCTCCTTCCTCGACCTCATCG GTGCCATTGGCTTGTCCTGGACCTTCCTGCTCTACGGGCTGACTGCTGTCTTCGGCCTGGGCTTCATCTATTTATTTGTCCCAGAAACAAAAGGCCAGTCGTTGGCAGACATAGACCAGCAATTCCAGAAGAAATG GTTCCCCCTGAGCTTTGGCCACAGGCAGAGCTCAGCTGGCATCCAGTACAGTCGTATCGAGGTCTCTGCAGCCTCCTGA